One genomic segment of Salinigranum rubrum includes these proteins:
- a CDS encoding V-type ATP synthase subunit D, with protein MAEDVKPTRKNLMAIEDRIELSERGHDTLEQKRDGLIMEFMDILDQAQDVRSELSEDYQNAQHKINMARAMEGDVAVRGAAAALKEHPEITTQSKNIMGVVVPQIESSRVKKSLDQRGYGLLGSSARIDEAADAYEELLETIILAAEVETAMKKMLEEIETTKRRVNALEFKLLPDLYENKEYIEQKLEEQEREEIFRLKKIKAKKEEEEKEERENEATEIASEDVERVSADD; from the coding sequence ATGGCCGAAGACGTCAAACCGACGCGCAAGAACCTGATGGCCATCGAGGACCGCATCGAACTCTCCGAACGCGGTCACGACACGCTCGAACAGAAGCGTGACGGCCTCATCATGGAGTTCATGGACATCCTCGACCAGGCACAGGACGTCCGCTCGGAACTCTCCGAGGACTACCAGAACGCACAGCACAAGATCAACATGGCCCGCGCCATGGAGGGTGACGTCGCGGTCCGCGGTGCCGCCGCCGCGCTCAAGGAACACCCCGAGATCACGACGCAGTCGAAGAACATCATGGGCGTCGTGGTCCCCCAGATCGAGTCCTCCCGCGTGAAGAAGAGTCTCGACCAGCGCGGCTACGGCCTGCTCGGATCGAGCGCGCGAATCGACGAGGCCGCCGACGCCTACGAGGAACTCCTCGAGACGATCATTCTCGCCGCCGAGGTCGAGACGGCGATGAAGAAGATGCTCGAGGAGATCGAGACGACGAAGCGCCGCGTCAACGCCTTGGAGTTCAAGCTCCTGCCGGACCTCTACGAGAACAAAGAGTACATCGAGCAGAAGCTCGAAGAACAGGAGCGCGAGGAGATCTTCCGCCTGAAGAAGATCAAGGCGAAGAAGGAAGAAGAGGAGAAGGAAGAACGCGAGAACGAGGCCACCGAAATCGCGTCCGAGGACGTCGAGCGCGTCTCGGCCGACGACTGA
- a CDS encoding DUF6276 family protein translates to MTCPDCDGDRIAFAVPSSLRPYAPDEALSATLCTTCLRVAGVDAEDSEVEPSETIEWGPLPSGEAGVATALLLGLLDSLALRRADVTALCEHAEEAGGDPFLTLDRLAAMAETGDLDPHVDLERRTAQLQSLVD, encoded by the coding sequence ATGACCTGTCCCGACTGCGACGGGGACCGCATCGCGTTCGCCGTCCCGTCGTCGCTCCGGCCGTACGCACCCGACGAGGCGCTCTCGGCGACCCTCTGTACCACCTGTCTCCGCGTGGCTGGAGTCGACGCAGAGGACAGTGAGGTCGAGCCTTCGGAGACAATCGAGTGGGGCCCCCTACCGAGCGGCGAGGCGGGCGTCGCCACGGCGCTCCTGCTCGGCCTCCTCGACTCGCTCGCGCTCCGTCGAGCCGACGTGACCGCACTCTGTGAACACGCGGAGGAGGCGGGCGGCGATCCGTTTCTCACGCTCGACCGACTCGCTGCGATGGCAGAGACGGGTGACCTCGACCCGCACGTCGACCTGGAGCGTCGGACCGCACAGCTCCAGTCGCTGGTGGATTAG
- a CDS encoding helix-turn-helix transcriptional regulator: MRGDGSPADVRQLLSQRADALSMLLDGDRSKNELTEELGVSRSTVDRAVRELESNGLVRREGSTVAATLAGRLAYDSYRRYCEETAHVGEFGDLLAELPPAATVGHAMLEGATAYRSKPPATGRPANEITALIAEGDRFRACATAVNDAAAVGHLHGLVTERGGSGAVVYTSNLAELIRDEYFRMHHEMVATGRYRAYETDGLPYELFIVDTDESTTVAVLIYNESGTIHGSILNDTEAAVEWAEETFESFVEASTEFTDDFRVGGAGASRAGEADARDGTNPD; the protein is encoded by the coding sequence ATGCGGGGGGACGGGAGCCCGGCGGACGTGCGGCAGTTGCTCAGCCAGCGAGCCGACGCCCTCTCGATGCTCTTGGACGGGGACCGGAGCAAGAACGAACTCACCGAGGAACTCGGCGTCTCGCGGTCGACCGTCGACCGGGCCGTCCGGGAACTGGAGTCGAACGGACTGGTCCGACGCGAGGGAAGCACGGTGGCGGCGACGCTCGCTGGCCGTCTGGCGTACGACTCGTACCGCCGTTACTGCGAGGAGACGGCACACGTCGGCGAGTTCGGGGACCTCCTCGCGGAACTCCCACCGGCGGCGACGGTGGGACACGCGATGCTCGAAGGAGCCACCGCCTACCGGAGCAAACCACCGGCGACGGGACGGCCGGCGAACGAGATAACGGCCCTCATCGCCGAGGGAGACCGGTTTCGGGCGTGCGCGACGGCCGTCAACGACGCGGCTGCCGTCGGCCACCTCCACGGACTGGTGACCGAGCGGGGCGGCAGCGGGGCGGTCGTCTACACGTCGAACCTCGCGGAACTCATCCGCGACGAGTACTTTCGGATGCACCACGAGATGGTCGCGACGGGTCGGTACCGAGCGTACGAGACCGACGGCCTCCCGTACGAACTGTTCATCGTCGACACCGACGAGAGCACCACGGTCGCCGTGCTGATCTACAACGAGTCGGGGACGATCCACGGGAGCATCCTCAACGACACCGAGGCGGCGGTCGAGTGGGCCGAGGAGACGTTCGAGTCGTTCGTCGAGGCCTCGACCGAGTTCACCGACGACTTCCGGGTCGGCGGAGCCGGGGCGAGCCGGGCTGGTGAGGCGGACGCACGCGATGGAACGAACCCCGACTGA